Part of the Vigna angularis cultivar LongXiaoDou No.4 chromosome 1, ASM1680809v1, whole genome shotgun sequence genome, attaaatatattttttatttccttttatgtttttttatcaggTTATCTATCCAAGAATTGAACGCAGTGTAGTATTGGCCAAAAGAGTACTGTTTGTTTCCCTTCCCTCTCTTACACTCTCAAGAAGACATTTTTACTTCTCTCACAGTGATAAAAGTCTCAAACCATGTCAGAAGACAAAAGAATTCATGTTCTAATGGTGTCAATGTCCCTACAAGGCCACATCAATCCCATGTTTAAGTTCGCCAAGCACCTTCTCTCAAAGGGCGTTCATGTCACAATCGCCACCACCGAAGATGGCCGCGACGGCATGctcaagaacacaaaaccctccAATCTCACAAACAGCACAAACATCAACAATTCCCATAACTCCAAAAACGATTCAGGAATCGAACTCGTGTTCTTTTCTGATGGCCTTGACCTCGACTTTGACCGTTCCGACACGGAGTCACTGGTGAATACTATCCGTGAAAATGGTCCCAAAAACCTCTCCACTCTCATCACCGACCTCACCAAAGTTCATAATTACTCATGTGTTATTGTCAACCCCTTCGTGCCTTGGGCTATCGATGTGGTAGTGGAGCATGGTATCCCATGTGCGCTGCTTTGGATCCAGGCTTGTGCTGCGTATTCCATTTACTATCGTTACTTGAAGAATATTGATCCTTTTCCAAATATGGATGACCTCGATGAGAAGGTGCATTTGCCAGGACTGCCACCGTTTGAGGTTAGGGATAGTCCTTCTTTTATACTCCCTTCCACCCCTTATCACTTTAGGACTGTTATAAAAGAATTGTTCCAGGCTATGGATAAGGTGACTTGGGTTTTAGGTACTTCGTGTTACGAAATCGAGGAAGAGATTGTGAATTCGATGGCGTCATTAACCCCTATTTACGCTGTTGGACCATTGGTGTCACCGTTTCTTTTgggagaaaaggaaagaagtGATGTCAGTGTGGATATGTGGATTCCTGAGGATTCCTGCATAGAGTGGCTTGAGACTATGCCAGATTCTTCAGTTATCTATGTTTCCTTCGGTAGCTTGCTTTCGTTGTCACAGAAGCAGGTTGGTAACATAGCTATGGCTCTGAAGAACAGTAACAAGGCGTTTCTGTGGGTGATTAAGCCGAGTAATGGCGAGTCCAACAATGTTGCTGAATTGCCAGTTGAATTTTTGGAGGAAACTAAGGAGAGGGGTTTGGTGGTGAGATGGTGCTCTCAGGAGAAGGTATTGATGCACCGTTCTGTGGCTTGTTTCGTAACGCATTGTGGGTGGAACTCCACGCTTGAGACTTTGGTTACCGGTGTGCCTGTTATTGCTTGGCCTTTTTGGTCGGATCAGGCAACCAATGCCATGCTCATGGAGAAGGTTTTTCGCAATGGTGTTAGGGTGAAGTATGGGGAAGATGGGATTGTGGAGACAGAAGAGATTGAAAGGTGCATTAAGGATGTTACAGAAGGGCCAAGAGCAGAAGAGTTTAAGAAGAGAGCAATGAAAATGAAGGAGTTAGCACGGAAAACATTACAGGAGGATGGTACCTCTACCAAGAATATTAATAAGTTCATCACTGAACTGATTGTTGAGAATCCAGCTAGGGCTTGACCATCTACAACCCATTCTCTCACTATAGCTCCTGCACTGTGTCTAGTTAAAGATCATAGAAAAACAGTTAAACCCTATGTTTTTCTCTTTAAGGTGCAATGTGTATtggtcatttaataaaaattatagtttatttacatatatatgtttcttgtttaatttgttgttagttatttaaaactaaaattgtttaatttttttatttaaaattttcaaaattaaaatatcagtattataataattaaaagtaagcttaataatttataataagacTCTTTTAATTTCACATCAATCTTCAATAAATAATCTTTAATACCTCTAATAATGTCTTTAATTCTCCTTACAtggattattattttaaatatttaattaagaagataaaaattGCATTGATCTTTTTCAATTTAGAACTACAATCCATGCATACACTTTTGATTAATCTACACCAAATGATGTGTTGTTTTGGTATCtcatgaaaaaatatttctcaCAATGTTGAATGAACtccatttcttaaatttatttgtctctgaactcatttttaata contains:
- the LOC108328923 gene encoding UDP-glycosyltransferase 84B2, whose product is MSEDKRIHVLMVSMSLQGHINPMFKFAKHLLSKGVHVTIATTEDGRDGMLKNTKPSNLTNSTNINNSHNSKNDSGIELVFFSDGLDLDFDRSDTESLVNTIRENGPKNLSTLITDLTKVHNYSCVIVNPFVPWAIDVVVEHGIPCALLWIQACAAYSIYYRYLKNIDPFPNMDDLDEKVHLPGLPPFEVRDSPSFILPSTPYHFRTVIKELFQAMDKVTWVLGTSCYEIEEEIVNSMASLTPIYAVGPLVSPFLLGEKERSDVSVDMWIPEDSCIEWLETMPDSSVIYVSFGSLLSLSQKQVGNIAMALKNSNKAFLWVIKPSNGESNNVAELPVEFLEETKERGLVVRWCSQEKVLMHRSVACFVTHCGWNSTLETLVTGVPVIAWPFWSDQATNAMLMEKVFRNGVRVKYGEDGIVETEEIERCIKDVTEGPRAEEFKKRAMKMKELARKTLQEDGTSTKNINKFITELIVENPARA